In Bradyrhizobium sp. 200, the sequence GACGTATTTGGTGCCCTCCATGTTGAGCCCTTCCATGTCCTTCTCGGTCAAGACGAGATATTGCGGGCAGGTTTCGCCAAACACCTTGAGGCCGCGCTGCTGCGCGCGGCGGATTTCCTCCATCGCCTGACGGTTGGATACGTGGACGATCATCACCGGGACGTCGATCAACTCGGCGAGGGCGATGGCGCGGTGGGTGGCTTCTCGTTCGACGGCAATTGGCCGAGATGTACCGTGGAAATGCGGTGCGGTATGACCAGCTTGCTCGAGGCGATCCGTGAGGAAGCGGATGGCATCGAAATTCTCGGCGTGGACCATGACCAGCGCGCCGGTCTCGCGCGCGACCGACATCACCTCCAGGATCTGGCGGTCGCTGAGCGCCAGGTCTTCATAGGTCATGAACACCTTGAACGAGGTGTAGCCGTCCTTGATCAGTGCCGGGAGCTCCTGACCGAGAACCTGCTCGGTCGGGTCTGATATGATCAGGTGGAAACTGACGTCGATGTAGCAGTTGCCATCGGCTTTGGCGTGATAATCCTGCACCGCCTGACGCAGGCTGTGTCCGCGTTCTTGCAAGCAGAACGGCAGCACCGTGGTGTTGCCGCCGAAGGCGGCGGCACGCGTGCCGCTCTCGAAATCATCGGCCATCACGATGCCTGGCCCGCTCGGCTGGGAAAGATGGACGTGGCTGTCGATGCCGCCGGGCAGGACCAGCCGGCCGGTGGCATCGATGGTCTGTCCGGCGGCGCCGAGATCGTGCCCGAGTGCGGTGATCCGTCCACCCGCTATCCCGACGTCGCAGGCGAAGGTGTCCGACGCCGTTGCTACCGTACCGCCACGGATGATGGTGTCGAATGTCATGTCGCACTCCCGTCCGATCGCTCTGCGGGTCAGTCGCCGATGAAGCGTTGCTGTACTTCGCAGCAGCGCTCGCCCTCAGTTGGTGGGACCGTCGCCGCGGATGGCGAAGGTGGTGGTCTTCAGCTTGGTCATGCCAAACTTGTCGAACAGCTTGTCATAGGTGCCGTCGGCACGGATCGCCGTCAGCGCATTCGCCATCGCCTGCGCCAGCAGCTTGTCGCGGAAGGCGAAGGTGATTTCGGTGCCGGCGATGTCCCTGACCCAGATCTTTGCGATCCCGCGCTGCTCGAGCGAGTTGGCGGTTTCGTTGATGTTGAGTGCCGCCTCAAGCTGTCCGGCGCGCAAGGCGGCCGAGGTCGCGGTGACGGTCGTGAAGGTGCGGAGCTCGATCTCTTTAAGGCCTTTCGCCACCATCGCGGCGTTGAACTCGCGGGCCTTGCGCTCGGTGTAGGTCGCCGACTCGACGCCGACGACCCGGCCGGCGAGATCTTCGAACTTTTCCAGCCTCAGACTGGAGGAGGGATCGGTATAAATGCTGATCGCCTGCAGCGCGTAGGGCACGAGGTACAACATCTTCGAGCGCTCCTCGGTCCAGAACAGGCCGGTGTTGATGGTATCGAAGCGGCCGGAGCGCAAAGCCGGGATCATCGGCGGAAAATCCATCCGCAAAAACACCGGCTCGATGCAGATGCGCTTGGCGATCTCGCGGGCGAGCTCGACATTGAGCCCCTGCAGCTCACCCTTGTCATCGACGAATTGCTGCGGCGGCAGGGTCGGGTTGATCGACATCTGCCATTTGCCGGCTTCGATCAGGCTCGATGCCGGCACTTTCGACGTGCAGCTCTGGGCGTGAGCTGCGGTGGCGAGACCGACCAGCACGATGAGGGCGGGGAAGGCCTTGAGAAATCGCATGATGTGAACTCCCGTGAAGGTGAAAAAGTGAGGAGGCGTTCTCCGGATCCGGCGTTTTTTTGTTGCCTTGTCATGTCGCGTCCCGCGTGTCGAATTGCTGATCCGGCTGGCGGGTGAGGATCAGCGATGTATGACGCGCTTCCGTCACCACTTCATCGCGCTGGTTGATCAGGACGAGCGCCTCGATGACGATGCCGCGCGTGGGATTGCGGGTCAGGCGCTTCTCCACGAAACGGAAGCGCACGCGCAAGCGGTCGCCGACGACGACCGGACCCTTGAAACGCACCTCGTCCCAGCCGAGCGAGGCGACGGAGGTCTCCTCATAGAGTTTTAGCTCCGACTTCAGACCTTCCATCAGGGAAAGGCCGTACAGTCCATGCGCTATCACTGCCGGGAAGCCGCGCGACTTCGCGTAAGTGGCGTCGATATGCAGCGGGTGATGGTCGCGCGTGATATCGGCGAAAGCCGCGATATCGGCCGGCGTCACCGCGTGCGCCGCGCTCTCGAACTGCGTGCCGAGCTCGATATCCTCGTAGCGGAGATTGATCGGCGCGGTAGTTGTGGTGCCCATGGGTGTGTCCTCAGGCGACCTTGCGCTTGCGTGCCGGCAGCTCGACAAAGCTCTGGCCGATTCCCATCGGCCCCGGCCGGAAGATGCGTGGGTCCATATCCCGGAGGTTGGGGCTGATGCGCGGTCGAAAACCCATATGCGCCAGCACGTCCTGCTCGAGACGCACGCCCGGGGCGATTTCGGTCAAGGTGAGGCCGCCACTCTCCAGCTGGAACACGGCGCGTTCGGTGACGTAGGAGACTTCCTGGCCGCGTTGCGCGGCAAGCGCCGCACTAAAGCTGATCTGGCCGACCTCAGGCACAAATTTGCGGAAGGCGCCGTCGCGGCGGATCGCCAGCCGCCCGTTCTCGATGCCGATGTCGAGTTTTCCGGCAGTCATGGTACCGCTGAAGATCAACCGCTTGGCGTTCTGGGTGATGTCGATGAAGCCGCCTGAGCCGTCGCGACGGTCGCCGAAGCGGGTGACGTTGACATTGCCGGTTACGTCCACCTCCGCAAACGAGAGGAAGGCGCAAGACAGCCCGCCGCCGTCGTAGAAATCGAACTGGTAGGCCTGATCGAGGATGGCGCGCGGATTGATCGCGGTGCCGAACTCGCGCGCATGGCCCGGCACGCCGCCGACCACGCCGGATTCGACCGTCAGCGTGATCAGGTCCGCGATGCCTTCCTCGGCGGCGACATTGGGGATCATCGCGGAGATGCCGACGCCGAGATTGACGACGTCGCGCGGACGCAGCTCGAAGGTGGCGCGGCGGGCGATCACCCGCCGTTCGGTAAGCGGGTCGGGCGCGATCATCACAACGGGCACGCGGGTCTCCCCGCAGCGGGCGGGATCGTAGACGGTGCCGTAGGTCTGCATCTGGTCGGGTTCGAGCACCACATGGTCGATCAGGAAGCCCGGGATCTTGACCATCTGCGGATGGATCGAGCCGCGCTTGACGATCCGTTTCACCTGGCAGATCACGGTGCCGCCGGCGTTGTGCACGGCCTGCGCGATCGACAGATCCTCGCGCGTGGTGCCCTCGTGCTCCATGCTGATATAGCCGTCTTCGTCCGCCGAGGTGCCGCGGATGATGGCGAAATCCGGCGGCGTCGGCGCGCGGTAGAGCAGCCATGATTGTCCGTGCAGCTCGACGAGGTCGACCAGCGGCTGGGAGGTGCGTGCATTCATGCGGCCGCCGTCCTGGCGCGGGTCCATGTAGGTGTCAAGGCCGACATGGGTGAGGACGCCGGGATGCTTTGCGGCCATGGCGCGGCAGAGCTGGCTCATCACCCCCTGCGGAAAGTTGTAAGCGTCGATCAACTCGTCGCGCACCAGCCGCATGAACGGTACCTGCAGCCCGAAATTGCCGCCGACCACCCGCGCGATCAGGCCTTCGTGGGCCAGATGGCACAAGCCCTTCTCGGTCACGGCGCCGACGCCGGTGATGTTGATCAGCGTCAAGCCGTGCGGCCCTCCGCCGCCGAGAAAGCGCTGCTCCAGCGCATCGAGGACGGCTTCCGCCACGCCGGTGCCGCCATTGCCGCCGACGATCAGCGTATCGGCGTCGCGGACCAGGCTGGCGGCTTCTGTCGCAGTGATGATGCTCAGCACGGTTGCACGCTCCAATTCATGCGGCTTCTTTCTCGACCTGGCGGGCGATGATGAGGCGCTGGATCTGGTTGGTGCCCTCATAGATCTGGGCGAGGCGCACGTCGCGAAACAGCCGCTCGATACGGTATTCGCGCGAATAGCCGTTGCCGCCATGGATCTGCAGGGCGTTGGAGACGTGCTTCATCGCCATGTCGGTGGTAAACAGTTTTGCCTGGGCTGCTTCCTTGGCGATCGGCTCGCCGGCATCATGCAGGCGCGCGGCGTGGTGGATCAGAAGGCGCGCGGCGGCAATGTCGGTTGCCATGTCGGCCAGCATGAACTGCACCGCCTGGAAACCGATGATCGGCTGGCCGAACTGCTTGCGGTCTTTTGCGTAAGCGGTGGCATCCTCGAATGCGGCCTGCGCCATTCCGAGCGCCATCGATGCCATCATCAGCCGGCTGAAATTGAAATTGCTCATGGCCATCTTGAAGGCCTGGTTCTCGGGCCCCATCAGGCTGTCGGCCGTCAGTCGCACGCCGGAGAAGGTGATCTGGCAATCTTCCAGGCCGTGCATGCCCAGAAGCTCTTCGTTCTTGCCGCGCGCGATGCCCGGCGTCGTGGCGTCGACGAGCAGGCAGGAGATGGCGCGGTGCCCGGCCTCAGTGCCGGTGCGCGCGAACACCATGATGCGGTCGGCGACGCCGCCGAGCGTCACCCAGGCCTTGGTGCCGTTGAGCACAAAGCCATTGCCGTCGCGCACGGCGGTCGTCCTGATGCCGGCGACGTCCGAACCATGGTCGGGCTCGGAAACGGCGGTGGCAGGAACGATCGCGCCGTTCAAAATCTGCGGGATCAGCGCCTTGTGGGCCTCGGTGCCATGCTGGTCGAAGAACAGCACCGCCTCGACGGGAATAGCGAAGGCGTTGGCTACCGCTCCCGAACAGCGTGCCAGCTCTTCCATGGTGATGCAGGCCGCGATCGCGTCGAGCCCCGCGCCGCCCGCGCGTTCGGGCAGGCAGATGCCGAACAGGCCGAGGTCGGCCATGCCCTTGTAGAGCGAACGGTCGAAGCGGTCTTCGCGATCGATCGCGGCCGCGCGCGGCAGGATCTCGGCTTGCGCGAACCGCCGCGTCGTGTCTCGCAACGCCTTCTGGTCCTGGGTGTAGAAACGGTCCATGGCGTGCTGCTCCCTTCAGTCGCTGGCGAGCTTGGAATCGTGGGCGACTTCGTTCTTCTCCCGGTCGAGGAAGTAGGTGGCGACGTCGGTACCGGGAACGCCATAGGCGGTGCAGACGCTTCGCGTCAGCGCAGCCGCGGCGGTGCGGCGCTCGGCCTCGGTGCGACGGAACGCGTGCACCTTGAGCAGGATGCGCTGGCCGACGCCATCCGATCCCATCTCGCCGGCATGGGCGTAATCGCCAGCAGCGATCGGCAGGAAATAGAGCGTGATCGTCTCCGCGCCGACGCCGAAGGTCGTCATCAGCCCGTCAGTGATCGATCTCGCCAACGCAGCCTTGTTCTGGGGCGGGGCAGGCGGCGCAAGAATTTCGACATAGGGCATCGGTCAGGCCTCGGAAACGGAAGATCTGGACACGGAAGACTTGGTTGCGGATGGGTCGAACGGACGGCAGGAATCGCGTTTCACCAGCCGGGCGCCGACGCGATATTCACGCACACCGTCGGTGCCGTTCTCCTTGGCGTCCATGCGATGCAGCAGGCGATCGACGGCGAGATTGGCAAGGTCGCGCGCGCCGTTGTCGACGATGCTGATGGCGGGGCGGTGCCATTCGAACCAGGGCGAATGCTCGTAACAGAGCAAGGAGAGATCATCGGGAATCGACAGGCCGCGTTCCGCCGTCACGCGTAGCACGCCGAGCGTTGCTTCATGGTTGGCGACGAAGATCGCGCTGGGCGGTTGGGCGAGATCCAACAGCTTGCGACAGGAGGCCGCGCCGGTCTCCGGCTCGTAATGGCCGGCGTGGATCAACGTGTCGTCCAATGGAATCGACGCCTCGCGCAAGGCGCGGACATAACCCGACAGTCGCTCGCGTCCCGACGTCGTATCCGAGCGGCCGACGATGAGGCCGACCCGCCGGTGCCCGAGTCCAACCAGATAGCGCGCGCCGACATAGGCGCCTTCCGCATCGTCGGCGAGCACGGTTTCGAGGTCGGTCGCGTCGTCACGGCGCACCAGGCAGACGATCGGGATGTCATTGGCGAGCGCTTTCAGCGCGGCGCCGTTCTTGCCCGTGGGCACGACGATCAAGCCGTCGACGCGGTGGTCGGCAAGCGTGGTCAGCGTGTCGCTCTCCTGTTGCGGATCATCTCCGTCGATGCACAGCAGCATCTGATAGCCGAGCGCCTTCAGCCGCGCCTGCACCACCTCGGCCATCACGTGAAACGACGCGTTGGTGAGATTGTGGACCAAAAGGCCGACCAGTCGCGATTGCCCGGTCTTGAGCCCGCGCGCAATCGGGTTCGGCCGGTAGCCGAGCTCGCGGGCAATGCGCATCAGGCGCTGCTGCGTCCGCTCGCTCGTCAGGCCGCTGCCGCCCAGCGCGCGCGAAGCCGTGCTGACCGAAACGCGGGCCGCGTGTGCCACATCTTTGAGCGTGACGCTCATCAATCTCGCCGTTAGAATGGAAACGATTGCAAGGACAATATTGGTCGGAACTGCGGTGTACAAGCCTAATTTTGGGTCATTGTTGCTTAAAGCAGCATCAGTTATGCAATCGATTGCAGTACCTTCGCGATCGTGGCGGAGTCGTTGTTCGCGTTCGCCTGACCATGTGGAAGGCCGGCCATGAAGATGTTTCGCGGTACCTACACCGTCATGATCACGCCGTTCACGCCAGCCGGCGACGTTGACGTGGAGGCGTTGCGCGGTTTCGTCGATTGGCAGATCGGGCAGAGGATTCACGGATTGATTCCGCTTGGCTCGACCGGCGAATTCCTGTCCCTCGACGACGACGAGAAGGCGCTGGTGGCCGAGACGGTCATTGCCCAAGCGGCGGGGCGCGTGCCGGTGCTGATCGGGACTGGTGCGGAGGATACGCGGGAGGTGGTCCGCCTCAGCCGTCGTGCCGAAAGTTTGGGCGCCGACGGTGTGATGATCATCCCGCCATTTTATTCGACGCCGACCGACGATGAGATCGTCCACCACTACAAGACGGTGGCAGATGCGATCTCGCTGCCGATCATGGTCTACAACAACCCCGCGACTGCCAATGTCGATCTTAAGCCGCCGCTGGTGGCGCGCCTCGCCGAGATCGACAACTGCCTCTACATCAAGGAGTCGACGCTCGATGTGACGCGCGTGCGCGATATTATCCGTCACTGTGGCGACCGGATGACCGTGTTCGGCGGCATTTTGGGGTTTGAATCGTTCATCGAAGGCGCGCAGGGCTGGGTGGCGGTTGCCTCCAACGTTGCGCCGCACGCCATGGCGCGCATCTTCAGCCTCGTCGCTGATGAAGGTGCGATCGATACAGCGCGAAAGCTCTATCTCGACTATCTGCCGCTGATCGAATTCGTCGGCGGCCAGGCTTACGTCGCCGGCACCAAAGCGCTGCTCAGCCACATGGGCTTTGCCGCAGGCTTGCCGCGTCCGCCGCGATTGCCTTTGCCGCCATTACAGGATGCCGCTGCGTGTGCTCTGGTGGCGAAATTCGGTCTGGTATGGCCGGGCACGGTCGCTGCATCAAGGCAGGTAGCTGGAAGCGCGTCATGATCGTATCAGCTTCTCGCAGGCGCAATTCGGGTGGCGATTTCCTCGCGCGCGTGCTTGATCAGCGCTTGCATCAGCCGCTGCTGCAGGCGGTCCGCAGCGACAATGGCAGACACCGTGATCTGGGTTTTAGGCTTGAACGGAACACTCTTCAGCCGGCTGTAGCGCTTCGAGGAGGCGGTCAGCTCATCCATGATCGTGACCCCCAATCCCTCCTCGACGAAATGTCCGGCGACGTTCATGAAACGCACATCGATCGTGGGCGCGTAGTCGACGGCGCTGCGCCGGAAGGCCTCCTGTACGAGATTGCTGATCCGGCTGCTGGTGCGGGCGTTGATGAGCGGCGTATCGCGCAGATCCGTCGGCGTCACGAAGCTCAGCTGCGTGAGGGGGCTGTCGGTGTGGCAGGCGCAGACCATGTCGAGTTGCGCCAGCGGCAGATATTTCAGGGTCTGGCGGGGATGCGGCTCCATGGCGAAGCCGATGTCGACGATGCCGGTCTCGACATATTCCAGCAAGTTGTCGAGCCGCAGCGTTTCGAGC encodes:
- the hydA gene encoding dihydropyrimidinase, which translates into the protein MTFDTIIRGGTVATASDTFACDVGIAGGRITALGHDLGAAGQTIDATGRLVLPGGIDSHVHLSQPSGPGIVMADDFESGTRAAAFGGNTTVLPFCLQERGHSLRQAVQDYHAKADGNCYIDVSFHLIISDPTEQVLGQELPALIKDGYTSFKVFMTYEDLALSDRQILEVMSVARETGALVMVHAENFDAIRFLTDRLEQAGHTAPHFHGTSRPIAVEREATHRAIALAELIDVPVMIVHVSNRQAMEEIRRAQQRGLKVFGETCPQYLVLTEKDMEGLNMEGTKYVCSPPPRDLPSQVACWEGLQQGTFSVFSSDHCAFRYDTTGKLAPKGRTSFRWVPNGIPGVETRLPILFSEGVVKRRIDLNRFVALSATNHAKTYGLYPRKGTIAIGSDADIAIWDPAREVTISQDILHHGPDYTPYEGFRVTGWPVTTLVRGEAVVADGNLVGRKGAGQHLARDASLFARRPRLTRPT
- a CDS encoding ABC transporter substrate-binding protein; its protein translation is MRFLKAFPALIVLVGLATAAHAQSCTSKVPASSLIEAGKWQMSINPTLPPQQFVDDKGELQGLNVELAREIAKRICIEPVFLRMDFPPMIPALRSGRFDTINTGLFWTEERSKMLYLVPYALQAISIYTDPSSSLRLEKFEDLAGRVVGVESATYTERKAREFNAAMVAKGLKEIELRTFTTVTATSAALRAGQLEAALNINETANSLEQRGIAKIWVRDIAGTEITFAFRDKLLAQAMANALTAIRADGTYDKLFDKFGMTKLKTTTFAIRGDGPTN
- a CDS encoding LysR family transcriptional regulator, whose product is MNLRQLEILRAVMRTRSTVGAARDLGMSQPAVSNAIKNAESALGFLLFDRANKRLIPTQEAQILLAEAEPLFLMQDLISQTAADLRTGRKGRMRIVATSELSESLLPQVIARFSRAHDGVEISLETLRLDNLLEYVETGIVDIGFAMEPHPRQTLKYLPLAQLDMVCACHTDSPLTQLSFVTPTDLRDTPLINARTSSRISNLVQEAFRRSAVDYAPTIDVRFMNVAGHFVEEGLGVTIMDELTASSKRYSRLKSVPFKPKTQITVSAIVAADRLQQRLMQALIKHAREEIATRIAPARS
- a CDS encoding LacI family DNA-binding transcriptional regulator, which translates into the protein MSVTLKDVAHAARVSVSTASRALGGSGLTSERTQQRLMRIARELGYRPNPIARGLKTGQSRLVGLLVHNLTNASFHVMAEVVQARLKALGYQMLLCIDGDDPQQESDTLTTLADHRVDGLIVVPTGKNGAALKALANDIPIVCLVRRDDATDLETVLADDAEGAYVGARYLVGLGHRRVGLIVGRSDTTSGRERLSGYVRALREASIPLDDTLIHAGHYEPETGAASCRKLLDLAQPPSAIFVANHEATLGVLRVTAERGLSIPDDLSLLCYEHSPWFEWHRPAISIVDNGARDLANLAVDRLLHRMDAKENGTDGVREYRVGARLVKRDSCRPFDPSATKSSVSRSSVSEA
- a CDS encoding MaoC family dehydratase, whose amino-acid sequence is MGTTTTAPINLRYEDIELGTQFESAAHAVTPADIAAFADITRDHHPLHIDATYAKSRGFPAVIAHGLYGLSLMEGLKSELKLYEETSVASLGWDEVRFKGPVVVGDRLRVRFRFVEKRLTRNPTRGIVIEALVLINQRDEVVTEARHTSLILTRQPDQQFDTRDAT
- a CDS encoding CoA-transferase, with translation MLSIITATEAASLVRDADTLIVGGNGGTGVAEAVLDALEQRFLGGGGPHGLTLINITGVGAVTEKGLCHLAHEGLIARVVGGNFGLQVPFMRLVRDELIDAYNFPQGVMSQLCRAMAAKHPGVLTHVGLDTYMDPRQDGGRMNARTSQPLVDLVELHGQSWLLYRAPTPPDFAIIRGTSADEDGYISMEHEGTTREDLSIAQAVHNAGGTVICQVKRIVKRGSIHPQMVKIPGFLIDHVVLEPDQMQTYGTVYDPARCGETRVPVVMIAPDPLTERRVIARRATFELRPRDVVNLGVGISAMIPNVAAEEGIADLITLTVESGVVGGVPGHAREFGTAINPRAILDQAYQFDFYDGGGLSCAFLSFAEVDVTGNVNVTRFGDRRDGSGGFIDITQNAKRLIFSGTMTAGKLDIGIENGRLAIRRDGAFRKFVPEVGQISFSAALAAQRGQEVSYVTERAVFQLESGGLTLTEIAPGVRLEQDVLAHMGFRPRISPNLRDMDPRIFRPGPMGIGQSFVELPARKRKVA
- a CDS encoding acyl-CoA dehydrogenase family protein, with amino-acid sequence MDRFYTQDQKALRDTTRRFAQAEILPRAAAIDREDRFDRSLYKGMADLGLFGICLPERAGGAGLDAIAACITMEELARCSGAVANAFAIPVEAVLFFDQHGTEAHKALIPQILNGAIVPATAVSEPDHGSDVAGIRTTAVRDGNGFVLNGTKAWVTLGGVADRIMVFARTGTEAGHRAISCLLVDATTPGIARGKNEELLGMHGLEDCQITFSGVRLTADSLMGPENQAFKMAMSNFNFSRLMMASMALGMAQAAFEDATAYAKDRKQFGQPIIGFQAVQFMLADMATDIAAARLLIHHAARLHDAGEPIAKEAAQAKLFTTDMAMKHVSNALQIHGGNGYSREYRIERLFRDVRLAQIYEGTNQIQRLIIARQVEKEAA
- a CDS encoding dihydrodipicolinate synthase family protein, which encodes MKMFRGTYTVMITPFTPAGDVDVEALRGFVDWQIGQRIHGLIPLGSTGEFLSLDDDEKALVAETVIAQAAGRVPVLIGTGAEDTREVVRLSRRAESLGADGVMIIPPFYSTPTDDEIVHHYKTVADAISLPIMVYNNPATANVDLKPPLVARLAEIDNCLYIKESTLDVTRVRDIIRHCGDRMTVFGGILGFESFIEGAQGWVAVASNVAPHAMARIFSLVADEGAIDTARKLYLDYLPLIEFVGGQAYVAGTKALLSHMGFAAGLPRPPRLPLPPLQDAAACALVAKFGLVWPGTVAASRQVAGSAS